One part of the Populus alba chromosome 18, ASM523922v2, whole genome shotgun sequence genome encodes these proteins:
- the LOC118051614 gene encoding golgin candidate 1 isoform X7, with the protein MSLLIFNQQGGKKLSNKESPQASNASQELACIQMPQLDIASDNDRATLSVENEETLPSKIIAQTSTENLQDAGRDVTVAGVDSATSTSNGELLNEKDSDVPVEHPPPLPVKETQVVKEDHPIDDGQNIKSGEADVPVKTDQEKSQSTLTSSPVRKESSLKGADLEVETLVNEKKQLENKADTSPMTVQDQLDEAQGLLKTAVSSGQSKEARLARACAGLQSRLQEFKTENAQLEELLTAERELTKSYEGHIKQLQKDLSISKNEVARIESNMAEALAVKNSEIEALVSSMETSKKQLALSEGNLASMQANMESIMRNRELTETRMMQALREELASAERRAEEERTAHNATKMAAMEREVELEHRAVETSTALAKMQRIADERTTKAAELEQKVALLEVECASLNQELQDMEARARRGQKKSPEEANQMIQMQAWQEEVERARQGQRDAESKLSYTETEAQKMRVEMAAMKRDAEHYSRQEHVELEKRYRDLTDLLYYKQTQLEAMASEKAAAEFQLEKEVKRLQEAQACLYVEAERSRVSRRTSSSWEEDNEMKELEPLPLYHRHMVGASIQLQKAAKILDSGAARVTRFLWRYPTARLILLFYLVFVHLFLMYLLHRLQEQADSFSAREVAESMGLANHTLP; encoded by the exons ATGAGTCTTCTGATCTTCAACCAGCAG GGTGGAAAGAAGCTCTCAAACAAAGAATCTCCCCAAGCAAGTAATGCTTCACAGGAGCTAGCTTGTATACAAATGCCACAACTAGACATCGCTTCTGATAATGATAGGGCTACGCTTTCTGTGGAAAATGAAGAGACCCTTCCTAGCAAGATCATAGCCCAAACAAGCACTGAGAACCTACAGGATGCTGGAAGGGATGTTACTGTTGCTGGTGTGGACTCTGCAACATCAACTTCTAATGGCGAGCTTCTCAATGAAAAGGATTCAGATGTTCCTGTAGAGCATCCCCCACCATTACCTGTGAAAGAGACGCAGGTTGTCAAAGAAGACCATCCTATTGATGATGGCCAAAATATCAAGTCAGGGGAGGCTGATGTTCCTGTAAAGACTGATCAAGAGAAATCGCAATCAACACTTACCAGCTCTCCTGTGCGTAAGGAAAGCTCATTGAAAGGTGCCGACCTTGAAGTCGAAACTCTTGTCAATGAAAAGAAGCAACTGGAGAACAAAGCTGACACTTCTCCTATGACAGTGCAAGACCAACTCGATGAG GCTCAAGGACTGCTGAAGACTGCAGTTTCCTCTGGTCAGTCAAAAGAAGCGAGGTTAGCTCGG GCTTGTGCTGGACTTCAAAGCCGCCTTCAAGAATTTAAAACTGAAAATGCTCAGCTGGAAGAACTTCTCACTGCCGAG AGAGAGCTGACCAAATCATACGAGGGTCACATAAAGCAGCTACAGAAGGATTTGTCAATATCTAAAAACGAAGTAGCTAGGATAGAGTCAAATATGGCTGAAGCTTTGGCAGTGAAGAACTCTGAAATCGAGGCACTTGTCAGTTCTATGGAGACAAGCAAGAAACAGCTTGCTTTATCTGAAGGAAATCTGGCTTCAATGCAG GCAAACATGGAGTCTATTATGAGAAACAGGGAACTGACAGAGACAAGGATGATGCAG GCTCTGCGAGAGGAGCTGGCTTCGGCTGAACGGAGGGCGGAAGAAGAACGTACAGCACATAATGCTACAAAAATG GCAGCTATGGAAAGGGAAGTGGAATTGGAACATAGAGCAGTTGAGACATCCACTGCCCTTGCTAAGATGCAG AGAATTGCAGATGAGAGGACAACGAAGGCAGCTGAACTTGAGCAAAAGGTGGCACTACTTGAG GTTGAATGTGCATCTCTTAATCAAGAGCTGCAAGATATGGAAGCTCGTGCTCGCCGTGGACAAAAGAAGTCCCCAGAAGAGGCAAATCAAATGATTCAG ATGCAGGCGTGGCAGGAAGAAGTGGAACGTGCACGCCAAGGTCAGAGAGATGCTGAGAGCAAGCTTTCTTATACAGAG ACTGAAGCGCAGAAAATGAGAGTTGAAATGGCTGCCATGAAGAGGGATGCTGAGCACTATTCACGTCAG GAACATGTGGAGTTAGAGAAGCGCTACCGTGATCTAACTGACCTATTG TACTACAAGCAAACTCAATTAGAAGCCATGGCTAGTGAAAAAGCAGCTGCAGAGTTTCAGTTGGAGAAGGAAGTAAAACGTCTTCAAGAAGCACAGGCGTGTCTTTAT GTTGAGGCAGAAAGAAGTAGAGTTTCTCGCCGGACATCGTCATCTTGGGAAGAAGACAATGAAATGAAGGAACTAGA GCCACTTCCCTTGTATCACCGTCACATGGTTGGGGCAAGTATACAG TTGCAAAAGGCAGCAAAAATATTGGATTCAGGGGCTGCCAGAGTCACTAGATTTTTATGGCGTTATCCAACTGCTAGACTTATTTTGCTTTTCTATTTG GTATTTGTCCATCTTTTCTTGATGTATTTATTGCATCGCCTTCAG GAACAAGCAGATAGTTTTTCTGCTAGAGAAGTTGCTGAATCTATGGGTCTCGCTAACCATACCTTACCATAA
- the LOC118051614 gene encoding golgin candidate 1 isoform X4 translates to MFLHNEQKWKLNLLMGKDPNRRRWSQGWSCLQGGKKLSNKESPQASNASQELACIQMPQLDIASDNDRATLSVENEETLPSKIIAQTSTENLQDAGRDVTVAGVDSATSTSNGELLNEKDSDVPVEHPPPLPVKETQVVKEDHPIDDGQNIKSGEADVPVKTDQEKSQSTLTSSPVRKESSLKGADLEVETLVNEKKQLENKADTSPMTVQDQLDEAQGLLKTAVSSGQSKEARLARACAGLQSRLQEFKTENAQLEELLTAERELTKSYEGHIKQLQKDLSISKNEVARIESNMAEALAVKNSEIEALVSSMETSKKQLALSEGNLASMQANMESIMRNRELTETRMMQALREELASAERRAEEERTAHNATKMAAMEREVELEHRAVETSTALAKMQRIADERTTKAAELEQKVALLEVECASLNQELQDMEARARRGQKKSPEEANQMIQMQAWQEEVERARQGQRDAESKLSYTETEAQKMRVEMAAMKRDAEHYSRQEHVELEKRYRDLTDLLYYKQTQLEAMASEKAAAEFQLEKEVKRLQEAQACLYVEAERSRVSRRTSSSWEEDNEMKELEPLPLYHRHMVGASIQLQKAAKILDSGAARVTRFLWRYPTARLILLFYLVFVHLFLMYLLHRLQEQADSFSAREVAESMGLANHTLP, encoded by the exons ATGTTTCTTCACAATGAGCAAAAATGGAAGCTAAAT CTTCTAATGGGCAAGGATCCAAACCGAAGAAGATGGAGTCAAGGATGGAG CTGTTTGCAGGGTGGAAAGAAGCTCTCAAACAAAGAATCTCCCCAAGCAAGTAATGCTTCACAGGAGCTAGCTTGTATACAAATGCCACAACTAGACATCGCTTCTGATAATGATAGGGCTACGCTTTCTGTGGAAAATGAAGAGACCCTTCCTAGCAAGATCATAGCCCAAACAAGCACTGAGAACCTACAGGATGCTGGAAGGGATGTTACTGTTGCTGGTGTGGACTCTGCAACATCAACTTCTAATGGCGAGCTTCTCAATGAAAAGGATTCAGATGTTCCTGTAGAGCATCCCCCACCATTACCTGTGAAAGAGACGCAGGTTGTCAAAGAAGACCATCCTATTGATGATGGCCAAAATATCAAGTCAGGGGAGGCTGATGTTCCTGTAAAGACTGATCAAGAGAAATCGCAATCAACACTTACCAGCTCTCCTGTGCGTAAGGAAAGCTCATTGAAAGGTGCCGACCTTGAAGTCGAAACTCTTGTCAATGAAAAGAAGCAACTGGAGAACAAAGCTGACACTTCTCCTATGACAGTGCAAGACCAACTCGATGAG GCTCAAGGACTGCTGAAGACTGCAGTTTCCTCTGGTCAGTCAAAAGAAGCGAGGTTAGCTCGG GCTTGTGCTGGACTTCAAAGCCGCCTTCAAGAATTTAAAACTGAAAATGCTCAGCTGGAAGAACTTCTCACTGCCGAG AGAGAGCTGACCAAATCATACGAGGGTCACATAAAGCAGCTACAGAAGGATTTGTCAATATCTAAAAACGAAGTAGCTAGGATAGAGTCAAATATGGCTGAAGCTTTGGCAGTGAAGAACTCTGAAATCGAGGCACTTGTCAGTTCTATGGAGACAAGCAAGAAACAGCTTGCTTTATCTGAAGGAAATCTGGCTTCAATGCAG GCAAACATGGAGTCTATTATGAGAAACAGGGAACTGACAGAGACAAGGATGATGCAG GCTCTGCGAGAGGAGCTGGCTTCGGCTGAACGGAGGGCGGAAGAAGAACGTACAGCACATAATGCTACAAAAATG GCAGCTATGGAAAGGGAAGTGGAATTGGAACATAGAGCAGTTGAGACATCCACTGCCCTTGCTAAGATGCAG AGAATTGCAGATGAGAGGACAACGAAGGCAGCTGAACTTGAGCAAAAGGTGGCACTACTTGAG GTTGAATGTGCATCTCTTAATCAAGAGCTGCAAGATATGGAAGCTCGTGCTCGCCGTGGACAAAAGAAGTCCCCAGAAGAGGCAAATCAAATGATTCAG ATGCAGGCGTGGCAGGAAGAAGTGGAACGTGCACGCCAAGGTCAGAGAGATGCTGAGAGCAAGCTTTCTTATACAGAG ACTGAAGCGCAGAAAATGAGAGTTGAAATGGCTGCCATGAAGAGGGATGCTGAGCACTATTCACGTCAG GAACATGTGGAGTTAGAGAAGCGCTACCGTGATCTAACTGACCTATTG TACTACAAGCAAACTCAATTAGAAGCCATGGCTAGTGAAAAAGCAGCTGCAGAGTTTCAGTTGGAGAAGGAAGTAAAACGTCTTCAAGAAGCACAGGCGTGTCTTTAT GTTGAGGCAGAAAGAAGTAGAGTTTCTCGCCGGACATCGTCATCTTGGGAAGAAGACAATGAAATGAAGGAACTAGA GCCACTTCCCTTGTATCACCGTCACATGGTTGGGGCAAGTATACAG TTGCAAAAGGCAGCAAAAATATTGGATTCAGGGGCTGCCAGAGTCACTAGATTTTTATGGCGTTATCCAACTGCTAGACTTATTTTGCTTTTCTATTTG GTATTTGTCCATCTTTTCTTGATGTATTTATTGCATCGCCTTCAG GAACAAGCAGATAGTTTTTCTGCTAGAGAAGTTGCTGAATCTATGGGTCTCGCTAACCATACCTTACCATAA
- the LOC118051614 gene encoding golgin candidate 1 isoform X5 — protein MSLLIFNQQLLMGKDPNRRRWSQGWSCLQGGKKLSNKESPQASNASQELACIQMPQLDIASDNDRATLSVENEETLPSKIIAQTSTENLQDAGRDVTVAGVDSATSTSNGELLNEKDSDVPVEHPPPLPVKETQVVKEDHPIDDGQNIKSGEADVPVKTDQEKSQSTLTSSPVRKESSLKGADLEVETLVNEKKQLENKADTSPMTVQDQLDEAQGLLKTAVSSGQSKEARLARACAGLQSRLQEFKTENAQLEELLTAERELTKSYEGHIKQLQKDLSISKNEVARIESNMAEALAVKNSEIEALVSSMETSKKQLALSEGNLASMQANMESIMRNRELTETRMMQALREELASAERRAEEERTAHNATKMAAMEREVELEHRAVETSTALAKMQRIADERTTKAAELEQKVALLEVECASLNQELQDMEARARRGQKKSPEEANQMIQMQAWQEEVERARQGQRDAESKLSYTETEAQKMRVEMAAMKRDAEHYSRQEHVELEKRYRDLTDLLYYKQTQLEAMASEKAAAEFQLEKEVKRLQEAQACLYVEAERSRVSRRTSSSWEEDNEMKELEPLPLYHRHMVGASIQLQKAAKILDSGAARVTRFLWRYPTARLILLFYLVFVHLFLMYLLHRLQEQADSFSAREVAESMGLANHTLP, from the exons ATGAGTCTTCTGATCTTCAACCAGCAG CTTCTAATGGGCAAGGATCCAAACCGAAGAAGATGGAGTCAAGGATGGAG CTGTTTGCAGGGTGGAAAGAAGCTCTCAAACAAAGAATCTCCCCAAGCAAGTAATGCTTCACAGGAGCTAGCTTGTATACAAATGCCACAACTAGACATCGCTTCTGATAATGATAGGGCTACGCTTTCTGTGGAAAATGAAGAGACCCTTCCTAGCAAGATCATAGCCCAAACAAGCACTGAGAACCTACAGGATGCTGGAAGGGATGTTACTGTTGCTGGTGTGGACTCTGCAACATCAACTTCTAATGGCGAGCTTCTCAATGAAAAGGATTCAGATGTTCCTGTAGAGCATCCCCCACCATTACCTGTGAAAGAGACGCAGGTTGTCAAAGAAGACCATCCTATTGATGATGGCCAAAATATCAAGTCAGGGGAGGCTGATGTTCCTGTAAAGACTGATCAAGAGAAATCGCAATCAACACTTACCAGCTCTCCTGTGCGTAAGGAAAGCTCATTGAAAGGTGCCGACCTTGAAGTCGAAACTCTTGTCAATGAAAAGAAGCAACTGGAGAACAAAGCTGACACTTCTCCTATGACAGTGCAAGACCAACTCGATGAG GCTCAAGGACTGCTGAAGACTGCAGTTTCCTCTGGTCAGTCAAAAGAAGCGAGGTTAGCTCGG GCTTGTGCTGGACTTCAAAGCCGCCTTCAAGAATTTAAAACTGAAAATGCTCAGCTGGAAGAACTTCTCACTGCCGAG AGAGAGCTGACCAAATCATACGAGGGTCACATAAAGCAGCTACAGAAGGATTTGTCAATATCTAAAAACGAAGTAGCTAGGATAGAGTCAAATATGGCTGAAGCTTTGGCAGTGAAGAACTCTGAAATCGAGGCACTTGTCAGTTCTATGGAGACAAGCAAGAAACAGCTTGCTTTATCTGAAGGAAATCTGGCTTCAATGCAG GCAAACATGGAGTCTATTATGAGAAACAGGGAACTGACAGAGACAAGGATGATGCAG GCTCTGCGAGAGGAGCTGGCTTCGGCTGAACGGAGGGCGGAAGAAGAACGTACAGCACATAATGCTACAAAAATG GCAGCTATGGAAAGGGAAGTGGAATTGGAACATAGAGCAGTTGAGACATCCACTGCCCTTGCTAAGATGCAG AGAATTGCAGATGAGAGGACAACGAAGGCAGCTGAACTTGAGCAAAAGGTGGCACTACTTGAG GTTGAATGTGCATCTCTTAATCAAGAGCTGCAAGATATGGAAGCTCGTGCTCGCCGTGGACAAAAGAAGTCCCCAGAAGAGGCAAATCAAATGATTCAG ATGCAGGCGTGGCAGGAAGAAGTGGAACGTGCACGCCAAGGTCAGAGAGATGCTGAGAGCAAGCTTTCTTATACAGAG ACTGAAGCGCAGAAAATGAGAGTTGAAATGGCTGCCATGAAGAGGGATGCTGAGCACTATTCACGTCAG GAACATGTGGAGTTAGAGAAGCGCTACCGTGATCTAACTGACCTATTG TACTACAAGCAAACTCAATTAGAAGCCATGGCTAGTGAAAAAGCAGCTGCAGAGTTTCAGTTGGAGAAGGAAGTAAAACGTCTTCAAGAAGCACAGGCGTGTCTTTAT GTTGAGGCAGAAAGAAGTAGAGTTTCTCGCCGGACATCGTCATCTTGGGAAGAAGACAATGAAATGAAGGAACTAGA GCCACTTCCCTTGTATCACCGTCACATGGTTGGGGCAAGTATACAG TTGCAAAAGGCAGCAAAAATATTGGATTCAGGGGCTGCCAGAGTCACTAGATTTTTATGGCGTTATCCAACTGCTAGACTTATTTTGCTTTTCTATTTG GTATTTGTCCATCTTTTCTTGATGTATTTATTGCATCGCCTTCAG GAACAAGCAGATAGTTTTTCTGCTAGAGAAGTTGCTGAATCTATGGGTCTCGCTAACCATACCTTACCATAA
- the LOC118051614 gene encoding golgin candidate 1 isoform X6 has translation MEAKSSNGQGSKPKKMESRMEGGKKLSNKESPQASNASQELACIQMPQLDIASDNDRATLSVENEETLPSKIIAQTSTENLQDAGRDVTVAGVDSATSTSNGELLNEKDSDVPVEHPPPLPVKETQVVKEDHPIDDGQNIKSGEADVPVKTDQEKSQSTLTSSPVRKESSLKGADLEVETLVNEKKQLENKADTSPMTVQDQLDEAQGLLKTAVSSGQSKEARLARACAGLQSRLQEFKTENAQLEELLTAERELTKSYEGHIKQLQKDLSISKNEVARIESNMAEALAVKNSEIEALVSSMETSKKQLALSEGNLASMQANMESIMRNRELTETRMMQALREELASAERRAEEERTAHNATKMAAMEREVELEHRAVETSTALAKMQRIADERTTKAAELEQKVALLEVECASLNQELQDMEARARRGQKKSPEEANQMIQMQAWQEEVERARQGQRDAESKLSYTETEAQKMRVEMAAMKRDAEHYSRQEHVELEKRYRDLTDLLYYKQTQLEAMASEKAAAEFQLEKEVKRLQEAQACLYVEAERSRVSRRTSSSWEEDNEMKELEPLPLYHRHMVGASIQLQKAAKILDSGAARVTRFLWRYPTARLILLFYLVFVHLFLMYLLHRLQEQADSFSAREVAESMGLANHTLP, from the exons ATGGAAGCTAAAT CTTCTAATGGGCAAGGATCCAAACCGAAGAAGATGGAGTCAAGGATGGAG GGTGGAAAGAAGCTCTCAAACAAAGAATCTCCCCAAGCAAGTAATGCTTCACAGGAGCTAGCTTGTATACAAATGCCACAACTAGACATCGCTTCTGATAATGATAGGGCTACGCTTTCTGTGGAAAATGAAGAGACCCTTCCTAGCAAGATCATAGCCCAAACAAGCACTGAGAACCTACAGGATGCTGGAAGGGATGTTACTGTTGCTGGTGTGGACTCTGCAACATCAACTTCTAATGGCGAGCTTCTCAATGAAAAGGATTCAGATGTTCCTGTAGAGCATCCCCCACCATTACCTGTGAAAGAGACGCAGGTTGTCAAAGAAGACCATCCTATTGATGATGGCCAAAATATCAAGTCAGGGGAGGCTGATGTTCCTGTAAAGACTGATCAAGAGAAATCGCAATCAACACTTACCAGCTCTCCTGTGCGTAAGGAAAGCTCATTGAAAGGTGCCGACCTTGAAGTCGAAACTCTTGTCAATGAAAAGAAGCAACTGGAGAACAAAGCTGACACTTCTCCTATGACAGTGCAAGACCAACTCGATGAG GCTCAAGGACTGCTGAAGACTGCAGTTTCCTCTGGTCAGTCAAAAGAAGCGAGGTTAGCTCGG GCTTGTGCTGGACTTCAAAGCCGCCTTCAAGAATTTAAAACTGAAAATGCTCAGCTGGAAGAACTTCTCACTGCCGAG AGAGAGCTGACCAAATCATACGAGGGTCACATAAAGCAGCTACAGAAGGATTTGTCAATATCTAAAAACGAAGTAGCTAGGATAGAGTCAAATATGGCTGAAGCTTTGGCAGTGAAGAACTCTGAAATCGAGGCACTTGTCAGTTCTATGGAGACAAGCAAGAAACAGCTTGCTTTATCTGAAGGAAATCTGGCTTCAATGCAG GCAAACATGGAGTCTATTATGAGAAACAGGGAACTGACAGAGACAAGGATGATGCAG GCTCTGCGAGAGGAGCTGGCTTCGGCTGAACGGAGGGCGGAAGAAGAACGTACAGCACATAATGCTACAAAAATG GCAGCTATGGAAAGGGAAGTGGAATTGGAACATAGAGCAGTTGAGACATCCACTGCCCTTGCTAAGATGCAG AGAATTGCAGATGAGAGGACAACGAAGGCAGCTGAACTTGAGCAAAAGGTGGCACTACTTGAG GTTGAATGTGCATCTCTTAATCAAGAGCTGCAAGATATGGAAGCTCGTGCTCGCCGTGGACAAAAGAAGTCCCCAGAAGAGGCAAATCAAATGATTCAG ATGCAGGCGTGGCAGGAAGAAGTGGAACGTGCACGCCAAGGTCAGAGAGATGCTGAGAGCAAGCTTTCTTATACAGAG ACTGAAGCGCAGAAAATGAGAGTTGAAATGGCTGCCATGAAGAGGGATGCTGAGCACTATTCACGTCAG GAACATGTGGAGTTAGAGAAGCGCTACCGTGATCTAACTGACCTATTG TACTACAAGCAAACTCAATTAGAAGCCATGGCTAGTGAAAAAGCAGCTGCAGAGTTTCAGTTGGAGAAGGAAGTAAAACGTCTTCAAGAAGCACAGGCGTGTCTTTAT GTTGAGGCAGAAAGAAGTAGAGTTTCTCGCCGGACATCGTCATCTTGGGAAGAAGACAATGAAATGAAGGAACTAGA GCCACTTCCCTTGTATCACCGTCACATGGTTGGGGCAAGTATACAG TTGCAAAAGGCAGCAAAAATATTGGATTCAGGGGCTGCCAGAGTCACTAGATTTTTATGGCGTTATCCAACTGCTAGACTTATTTTGCTTTTCTATTTG GTATTTGTCCATCTTTTCTTGATGTATTTATTGCATCGCCTTCAG GAACAAGCAGATAGTTTTTCTGCTAGAGAAGTTGCTGAATCTATGGGTCTCGCTAACCATACCTTACCATAA